In a genomic window of Scomber japonicus isolate fScoJap1 chromosome 17, fScoJap1.pri, whole genome shotgun sequence:
- the stx7l gene encoding syntaxin-7, which translates to MAYQAGIPEEPSVLVNNISSNIQRLTLLTTELQRAVSLLGTEQDTSQLRHSLQQKQQQGNQLAKETDRLIKAFSALPVSTDQRQRKIQKERLLNDFSAALNNFQIIQRQAANKEREFVARVRASSRVSGGQPDDGFGFGNTSPSPSDSQLQVQAEAITEEDLRLIQERESSIRQLESDITDINDIFKDLGMMVHEQGDMIDSIEANVESADMNVQRGTQQLARAADYQRSSRKKICILMIVLAVVAVVIGLIIWGAVKK; encoded by the exons ATGGCCTACCAGGCTGGGATTCCAGAGGAGCCCAGCGTTCTGGTTAACAACATCAGCTCCAACATCCAGAGGCTGACACTTCTGA ccactgagctgcagaggGCTGTCTCTCTACTGGGAACGGAGCAGGACACCAGCCAGCTACGACATTCGCT gcaacagaaacagcagcaaGGCAACCAGCTGGCGAAAGAGACTGACCGACTTATCAAGGCATTTAGTGCGCTTCCTGTTAGCACAGATCAG CGTCAAAGAAAGATACAAAAGGAGCGCCTGTTAAACGACTTCTCCGCCGCCCTGAACAACTTCCAGATAATCCAACGCCAGGCAGCtaacaaagagagagagtttgtggCTAGAGTCAGAGCCAGCTCCAGGGTGTCG GGAGGCCAGCCTGAtgatggttttggttttggaaaTACTTCCCCTTCACCAAG TGACTCTCAGCTGCAGGTTCAGGCTGAGgccatcactgaggaagacctgAGGCTGATCCAGGAGAGAGAGTCATCCATCAGGCAGTTGGAG TCTGACATCACAGATATCAATGACATCTTCAAGGATCTGGGGATGATGGTCCATGAACAGGGAGACATGATAG ACAGTATAGAGGCCAATGTGGAGAGTGCAGATATGAATGTCCAGAGGGGCACACAGCAGCTGGCTCGTGCTGCAGACTACCAG CGGAGTTCCCGAAAGAAGATATGCATCCTGATGATAGTGTTGGCCGTAGTTGCTGTTGTGATAGGACTCATCATCTGGGGCGCTGTCAAAAAGTGA
- the leg1.1 gene encoding liver-enriched gene 1, tandem duplicate 1 codes for MLRPMVLFLFLACAVSLSRSAVVLENGMPILWSQTVTDLPTQNGILTPDPWNFLHRMSLYRLMITATDPFMESMGTGTGLNPMWGLTVQLGWFLTSGRLADPTGATTCGLQTGDTTCVSTQSWWSCVSYFVSALPFLSAAQQGLLGEGVQVQMQVPEGVEDYCTTYADCTTRYPDAMAKWDAYFTGLKTTAESTLPENEKRDTILGLYWAAQMASIYAAAACNAKMSSYSSSEVTFFNSWLNSAEYVSAANFHSTLEKSAKFSIPLPSRVLKEGDNPPNIADLSQEENHTLSVFSWMKNMNTLLGGSLVRMWRSAMCSATTREKGREMLEQLMLNPSFATSTFLSIISGMTTSC; via the exons ATGCTGCGTCCGAtggtcctcttcctcttcttggcCTGTGCAGTGTCTCTCAGCAGATCTGCCGTAGTCCTAGAAAATGGCATGCCCATCCTGTGGTCTCAAACAGTGACTGACCTGCCGACACAGAATGGCATCTTGACTCCTGACCCCTGGAACTTTCTTCATCGCATGAGTCTTTACCGCCTGATGATAACTGCTACAGACCCATTCATGGAATCCATGGGGACAGGCACCGGACTCAACCCTATGTGGGGGCTGACAGTCCAGCTTGGATGGTTCCTTACTTCAG GACGTCTTGCTGACCCAACCGGTGCTACAACCTGTGGCCTGCAAACAGGAGATACTACGTGTGTTTCTACCCAGAGCTGGTGGAGCT GTGTGAGCTACTTTGTCTCTGCACTGCCCTTCCTGTCTGCCGCACAGCAGGGCTTACTGGGAGAAGGTGTTCAG GTCCAGATGCAGGTCCCTGAAGGTGTAGAAGACTATTGTACCACCTATGCTGACTGTACCACTCGCTACCCCGATGCCATGGCTAAGTGGGATGCCTATTTTACG ggtCTGAAGACTACTGCTGAGTCCACTCTGCCTGAAAATGAGAAGAGGGACACTATCCTCGGTCTCTACTGGGCGGCTCAAATGGCTTCAATTTATGCCGCAGCAGCATGCAATGCCaa gATGAGCTCCTATTCCTCTTCTGAGGTGACTTTCTTTAACAGCTGGCTGAACTCAGCGGAGTACGTATCAGCTGCAAACTTCCATTCCACTTTGGAAAAATCAGCAAAGTTCTCAATCCCTCTGCCAAGTCGTGTTTTAAAG GAGGGCGACAATCCACCTAACATTGCTGATCTGAGTCAGGAGGAGAACCACACACTTTCTGTCTTCTCCTGGATGAAAAATATGAACACTCTGCTGG GCGGGTCATTGGTGCGTATGTGGCGAAGTGCCATGTGTTCAGCAACAAcaagagagaaaggcagagagatGTTGGAGCAGCTGATGCTGAATCCCAGCTTCGCCACAAGCACTTTCCTGTCCATCATCAGTGGAATGACTACCAGCTGTTAA